The following are encoded in a window of Magnolia sinica isolate HGM2019 chromosome 11, MsV1, whole genome shotgun sequence genomic DNA:
- the LOC131218111 gene encoding uncharacterized mitochondrial protein AtMg00860-like gives MQQQQDVYALMMETLRDRNCRAASQDRDIRGIDIFKRFQRLRPPTFEGAPNPVQAEHWDFPKLVDKVMRVEKDFDCTIKSCPLVRDAPENQLYAKLTNCKFWEEEVKFLGHVVKVEGIAIDPAKVEAITKWELPTTVTKVRSFLAMAGYYKRFIKEFSRIARPLTQLIRKNNWFTWDENTKAAFQELKMRLTSAPVLTLPQEGVTFVVYSDASKLGLGCVLM, from the exons ATGCAGCAGCAACAGGATGTGTATGCACTTATGATGGAGACTCTTCGAGATAGGAATTGTAGGGCGGCATCGCAAGATAGAGATATCAGAGGCATAGACATTTTTAAGCGGTTCCAGAGGCTTCGGCCACCGACATTCGAAGGAGCACCCAATCCAGTACAAGCAGAGCATTG GGACTTCCCAAAATTGGTAGATAAGGTGATGAGGGTCGAGAAGGACTTCGATTGCACTATCAAGTCATGCCCCCTAGTCCGAGACGCCCCG GAGAATCAGCTGTACGCTAAGCTGACCAACTGCAAGTTCTGGGAAGAGGAAGTGAAATTCCTGGGACATGTAGTGAAAGTAGAGGGGATAGCAATTGATCCGGCTAAGGTGGAAGCAATAACTAAGTGGGAGTTGCCCACCACAGTCACTAAGGTTCGAAGTTTTCTGGCCATGGCAGGGTATTACAAACGCTTTATTAAGGAATTCTCCAGGATCGCGCGGCCGCTCACCCAATTAATAAGGAAGAACAACTGGTTTACGTGGGACGAGAACACGAAAGCGGCCTTCCAAGAGCTAAAGATGAGACTGACTTCCGCACCAGTACTCACTCTTCCACAAGAGGGAGTGACGTTCGTGGTATATAGCGATGCGTCGAAGTTGGGGCTAGGATGTGTGTTGATGTAA